The Candidatus Hydrogenisulfobacillus filiaventi sequence AGGCCCTTCCGCGCCGGCGGCAGGCGGTACGCCAGCCAGCGCGCCAGCAGGGCAGCGCTGACCCGGTCGCCGACCGCAGCGAGGATCTCTACCGCTTCCAGTAGCCGCTGGGGGTCCTCGCCGGCAGTCAGGGTGTCGAGGGCCCGGGCGGCCCGATCCAATGCGTCCGGGTCCGGGGACACAGCCGGGGACGGGCATACGCCCAGGCGGGCCAAGGCCAGCCGGGCCTGTTCCCCGGCGGTTTCCCAGCCATGGCCATCCGCCAGGGCCGCGGCCCGGGTGCGGGCGGCTTCGGTCCAGGACGCGGGCCGGGCCAGGAAGTCCGCCAGCTGGTTGCGCAGGGCTTCTGGGTCGGGGCGGAACGTATACCCGGCCCCTGCCAGCGGCCAGAGGTCGTGGCCCGTGGTCGGGGGCAGCAGGGCGATTCGGCCGGGGAGCCGCCAGGCGGGGGCGAGGTCCCACTCCCGGGGCCCGCCCCAGTCGCTGGCCAGCACCGGCAGGCCGGCAGCGGCCGCCAGGGCGGCGGCGTAGGCGAAGGAAGCAGTGTGATGGGGACTGACTACCAGGCCGCCCCGGTGCAGGAGCGCACGCAGGCCGGCCAGGGGACGGGTGCCCGGACGGGCCCCCGGTGGTTCCGGCCAGCGGTCGGGCAGGTCGCCGGGGTCCAGCCGGTAGACAGGCACCCGCCATCCACGCACGGAGGCCAGAAGGTCCTCCCAGCCCGCCATGGCATCGGGCGGTCCCAGGAACAGGATTCGGCGGGCGGGGGGAGCGGCTGCTGTCAGGGCAGGGAGACCCCACGGCACTACCTGCACCCGGCGGGGATCCAGCCCGCTTTGCACCCAGGCTAGCTTGGCCGTCAGCAGGGGGACCCAGATGGCGTCGGCCTGCTGGGCGCCCCACAGCCAGCGGTCAGGCACTGGGCCGAGGCCCCACGGCTGGAGCACCACCAACCGGCCCGGGGCGGGGGGACGGGACCAGTCGGGCGGCCAGGCGGCGCGGAGATGGATGGGGGCGGTCCCTGCCGCCGGGAGTGCCGCCAGCTCCGGGCAGCGGGTTCGGAGTTCCCGTGCCAGCCGGGCCACCAGCCACTGGGCCAGGGGGAAGCCCGGGAGCCGGACATCCATGTGCAGGCGGGCAGCGGCCGCTTCAGGGGGCATGACGGACTCCCTTCTGCGCTGGAGCCGGCGGTGGGGAGGCCGGCACGGGCAGCCCCAGCTGCTGCCATTCCTGCGCCAGCCGCCGGTAGGCGGCTTCCCGGGTGTACTGCTGGGCCGTGTGCCAGCCGGCTTCCGCCCGCGCCTGCCGGTCTGTTTCCGAGGCTGCCGCCTGCCGCAGGGTCTCCACCCAGGCCTCGAAATCGACCTGGTACCAGTAGGCCCCGGCGTAGGCCGGCTCTCCGGCCTGGCCTGGTACCGGCTCCCGTCGGGCGGGGACCAGAAAGGCGTTGGCGGCGGTGAGGAAGGCCGCCTGGCCCCCCTGGTCGGGGGCCACCACCGGGGTGCGGCGGGCCAGGGCTTCCAGAAAGCCCAGACCCAGGCCGTCGCCGCGGGTGGGCAGCGCGAAGAGGTCGGCGGCCTCGTACTGGGAGCCCAGGTCGGCCGGCGGGAGAGGCCGGGTGAGGAGGGTGATGCGGCGGTCCCCCAGCAGGGCCTCCAGGCCGCGTCCCTTGAGCCAGTGCGCGTAGCGGTCGGGGGCGAGGCCGGGGCTGTAGATGACCAGGCGCACGTCCTCCCGCCCGGGAAAGGCGGCCGCGAACCCGGCCAAGAGGGTGGCGGGGTCGTGGCGCTCCTCCCAGGTGAGCACTGCCAGTAGCGTGAACGGCCGCCCGGGAGGCCGGGGGCCGGGGGCCGGCGGGTAGCAGGATCCCGGGGGGCAGCACGGCCACCCGGCCGGCCTCCAGGCCGGATTCCAGCAGGAGGTTGCGCACAAAGGGGGAGGGGACCCACACCCGGTCGAAGGCCGCCAGGCGGCCGGTGCCCGCCACCGGACCGGCGATGAGGGCGGTGCGGGCGATGCGCAGGCGGCCCCCCCAACCGGTGCCGGTGTGGAGCAGGGTCCAGGGCAGATGGGTGATGGATACCGCCGGGGGGTCCGGCGGCGGGGTCCAAGGGTCGGCCAGGTCGAGGGCGTTCTCCCCCGGCCCCTCCGGCCGGGCCGCAGCGTCCACCCGCAGCAGGTGGTATCCGACCGGGAGCGGGCCCGCGGACAGGGTGCGGGCATCGGTCCCCCAGTCGGCCGCGGATTGGAAGAGCCCCACCCAGGCGATCCGAGGCGGGACGGCGGGAGTGGATCCGGCCGGAACGGCGGGCAGCCGCTGGCCGAAGACCACCGCCGCCAGGACCCGGCCTTCCCAACTGACGGCCTGGGTGATGCCCGGTACCAGGGCCACCCCGGCCGCGTCCAGGGCCCGGCGCCACCGGGCCCAGCGGCGGGCGCCGGGGCCCTGCTGCCAGGCGTCCTCGAGGGGCGGATCCGGTTCCTCAGCGTAGACCAGTACCGGCGCCTCGGGGGGCAGGGCGGCCGCCAGCGCCGCCGTCCGGGCGAGGGGGACCGGTTCCGGGCCCAGGTCCACCACCAAACCGTCGGCGGGCTCGGGTGGCCGATCGCGTCCGCCGCCTTCTGGGCCGGTAAGCGGTAGCACCGTCACCCGGGGCAGGACCTCCGCCAGCACAGGGCCCAGGCGCGCGGGGTCGCTGGTGAGGAGCCACACCTGGCGGCAGCCGCTGAGGAGCTGCGGCAGACTCCGGCGCAGGGCCGCCAGGCGGGCGCGGAGGGTGCGGGAGGGCCCGGGCGGCGGGGGGCCAGGGCCGCCTCCACCCGCAGGCGGTGGGGGCTGCGCGCCCAGCGGTCGGGTTCGCGGGCGGCGGCCTGGGCCATCTGGTCGCTCAACCGGGCCAGGGCCAGGGGCTGCTGGCCGGAACGCCGGGCGTGCCACTCCAGCAGGCGCAGCGCCGAGCCGGGGTCCTCCACCGCCACCAGGCGGGAGACCGCCTCCACCAGCCGGCCGGTTTCACCATCGGCGAGGGCGGCGTCCACGGCCCGGTTCGCCTCTGAGACCGGGTCGCGCGGGGGACGCCCCTCGGCGAGGTCTCCCAGTGCTTCCCAGGCCAGCCGGCCCACCGCGGGCCACAAGTAATGGCGGGCGGTGGCCAGAGCCCGTTCGCGGAGGGGGGTGTAGCGCCCGGGGTCGCGGGCCACCTCCTGCAGGAGGCGGGCCAGTGCGGCGGGGTCGGGTTCGAAGAGGTAACCCAAGGCGGCCAGCCACTCGTCGCCGCTGCGGGTGAAATACCGGAGGTGTCCAGGGATCAGGAGCGCGGTGTCGGGGGTGGCGAAGTCGCGGGTGGCGCCGCGGGCGCTGGTCACCACCAGGGTCCCGGCTGCCATGGCCTCCAGCACCGGCAGCCCGAACCCCTCCCCCCGGTAGGGCAGCACCAGCGCCGATGCCTGTTGCAGGAGGGCATCCCGTTCGGCGGGAGGAAGAAAGCGGTCCAGCACCCGGACGCGGGGCCAGATGCGGGGATAGCGCTGCTCCAGCTGGGGCAGCAGACTTTGGCCGGCATAGAAGGTGTCGAGGCCGGTAACCTTCAGCACCAGCTCCGCCGGCGCCGACGGCTCCCCGCCGAAGGCGCGGTCGAAGGCGTCCACCAGGATGTCGATCCCCTTGCGGTAGATGGGACCGCCGAGAAAGAGAAAGCGGGCCGGCCCCGGCGCGGGGGGCAGCAAGCGGGCGGCCGTCTGCGGGATGCCGTTGGGGACTACCCGGATGCGGTCCGGGTCCAGGCCGCTCTGCACCCACCCCGCCTTGCAGGCCAGGGAGGGCACCCAGATGGTGTCCGCCTGCCGGGCAGGTCCTACCCAGGCTGCCGGCACCGGCCCGCTCTCCCAGGGCTGGATGACCACCAGCCGGCCATGCGGCGGCCGGTCCCAGACCGGCGGCCAGATCTGGCGGATGGTGACGTCGGCCGCTCCCCAGGCGGGGGTGCGCCGGGGCAGGTCGGCGGGCGGGGTGCCCTCCCAGGCCTCTACCGCCACTGCCGCGCCGGCCGGTGCGGTGGCCAGCAGGGCCCGGGCCAGGTCCCGGTTGACCATACCGTAACTGCCCTCCTGGAAGAAGGAGCCTTGAATGAGGACGCGCATGGCGTTGTCCCAGCCTCCTGCCGCGGTCATCGTTTCCCCGACAGGATTCGCCACCGGGCGCGGAATGCCTGCCGGAAGCGGGTTTAAGCGCGGCCGGGCGGTAGGGCCAGGGCCTGGCGGAGGATGGCGGCCTCATCCCGGGCTTGCATGACGGCCAGGCCGGCTTCCTCCCGACGCCGCCGGGCAGGGGGGTGGTCCACCAGTTCCCGCACCGCATCCACCAGGTCCTCGTAACGCGCGAAGCGCACCGCCCCCCGGAGGTCGGGGTCGAGGTCGGCGGGTGCGCTCACTTCCGACACCACCGCCTTGCGGTTGGCCAGGAGGTAGAACACCCGCACGAACTCGAAGATGGCGGCGGGGTAATAGTGGACGTTGAGTACCACCTTGCTGCGGGCGATCACGGCGTCGCGGGCCGTCCCATACACCCCGAAGAGCTGCGCTACCCGCAGGCCGTTGCGGCGCAGGGCTTCCAGCACTGCCATCCGGCGCGGGTTCAAGGAGCCGTAGAAAAGGACATCGATGTCCGGGTCAGGGCAGACGGGGATGCGGGTCAGTTCGGGTACGTAGCCCAGGGGTACGTGGCGGACGCGGAGAGCCGGGGTATAGCCAGCCAGGCGGCGGAGGTTCTCGCGGCTGTAGTCCCACACCGGGCGGGTGGCGGCCACGGCCAGGGTGCGCCGGAACCAAACCGAGGCGGGGTCCAGCTGCTCCAGGTTGTAGACAATGGCGGTCGGAGGCAGGCGGGCAATGAGGGGATCTGGCAGCAGCTGCGCCCCCAGCAGGATGACGGGCATGCCTGGCGGCAGCCGGTTCTCCCCCCGGGTGACTGCCACATCCAAGCGGCGGAGGCCGCCCTCCAGCAGGTCGGCCACCTCGGCGAAGGCGTCGGCGTGGACATAGCCTGGCGGCCGGATGATGGTGATGTGGCAGGCCTGCCCCACCCCGGTGCCTCCTTCCGTGCGCCCTTCCCGCAGCCTTCCCTCAGGTATACGTATGCACGGTAGGGGCGGTGACTACCGGAGTAAGCGAGGAGGGCCCTCGGTGGCCGGCGCCGGGGGCCGGATGTGGTTAGGACTCGGCTGTGCGCCGCGCCTGGCCGTTGGCCAGGGCGCGGGTGTCGGCCTGAGCGTAGAGGCTATCCAGGTCGTGCCCGTTGCCCAGCGCCGCCAGGCCCCAGCGGACGTGCAGGACCGGGGTGGTGGCGGCCAGGGCCTGGACCGCCCCGGTCAGCTG is a genomic window containing:
- a CDS encoding protein of unknown function (Evidence 5 : Unknown function) translates to MARPAFRPAAPGPGPVERPDGPGRRPRTRPLGAQPPPPAGGGGPGPPPPGPSRTLRARLAALRRSLPQLLSGCRQVWLLTSDPARLGPVLAEVLPRVTVLPLTGPEGGGRDRPPEPADGLVVDLGPEPVPLARTAALAAALPPEAPVLVYAEEPDPPLEDAWQQGPGARRWARWRRALDAAGVALVPGITQAVSWEGRVLAAVVFGQRLPAVPAGSTPAVPPRIAWVGLFQSAADWGTDARTLSAGPLPVGYHLLRVDAAARPEGPGENALDLADPWTPPPDPPAVSITHLPWTLLHTGTGWGGRLRIARTALIAGPVAGTGRLAAFDRVWVPSPFVRNLLLESGLEAGRVAVLPPGILLPAGPRPPASRAAVHATGSAHLGGAPRPRHPLGRVRGRLSRAGGRAPGHLQPRPRPRPLRALAQGTRPGGPAGGPPHHPPHPASPAGRPGLPVRGRRPLRAAHPRRRPGSGLSGSPGPPHPGGGPRPGGPGGLPHRRQRLSGPRPTGAGTRPGRRAGLRRGLLVPGRFRGLGGDPAAGGSLGNRPAGAGGSRLAHGPAVHPGSRLPAAGAGMAAAGAARAGLPTAGSSAEGSPSCPLKRPLPACTWMSGSRASPWPSGWWPGWHGNSEPAARSWRHSRRQGPPPSISAPPGRPTGPVPPPRAGWWCSSRGASAQCLTAGCGAPSRPTPSGSPC
- a CDS encoding protein of unknown function (Evidence 5 : Unknown function); translated protein: MLTWEERHDPATLLAGFAAAFPGREDVRLVIYSPGLAPDRYAHWLKGRGLEALLGDRRITLLTRPLPPADLGSQYEAADLFALPTRGDGLGLGFLEALARRTPVVAPDQGGQAAFLTAANAFLVPARREPVPGQAGEPAYAGAYWYQVDFEAWVETLRQAAASETDRQARAEAGWHTAQQYTREAAYRRLAQEWQQLGLPVPASPPPAPAQKGVRHAP
- a CDS encoding protein of unknown function (Evidence 5 : Unknown function), whose product is MTAAGGWDNAMRVLIQGSFFQEGSYGMVNRDLARALLATAPAGAAVAVEAWEGTPPADLPRRTPAWGAADVTIRQIWPPVWDRPPHGRLVVIQPWESGPVPAAWVGPARQADTIWVPSLACKAGWVQSGLDPDRIRVVPNGIPQTAARLLPPAPGPARFLFLGGPIYRKGIDILVDAFDRAFGGEPSAPAELVLKVTGLDTFYAGQSLLPQLEQRYPRIWPRVRVLDRFLPPAERDALLQQASALVLPYRGEGFGLPVLEAMAAGTLVVTSARGATRDFATPDTALLIPGHLRYFTRSGDEWLAALGYLFEPDPAALARLLQEVARDPGRYTPLRERALATARHYLWPAVGRLAWEALGDLAEGRPPRDPVSEANRAVDAALADGETGRLVEAVSRLVAVEDPGSALRLLEWHARRSGQQPLALARLSDQMAQAAAREPDRWARSPHRLRVEAALAPRRPGPPAPSAPAWRPCAGVCRSSSAAAARCGSSPATPRAWALCWRRSCPG
- a CDS encoding conserved protein of unknown function (Evidence 4 : Unknown function but conserved in other organisms), whose product is MGQACHITIIRPPGYVHADAFAEVADLLEGGLRRLDVAVTRGENRLPPGMPVILLGAQLLPDPLIARLPPTAIVYNLEQLDPASVWFRRTLAVAATRPVWDYSRENLRRLAGYTPALRVRHVPLGYVPELTRIPVCPDPDIDVLFYGSLNPRRMAVLEALRRNGLRVAQLFGVYGTARDAVIARSKVVLNVHYYPAAIFEFVRVFYLLANRKAVVSEVSAPADLDPDLRGAVRFARYEDLVDAVRELVDHPPARRRREEAGLAVMQARDEAAILRQALALPPGRA